One genomic segment of Ipomoea triloba cultivar NCNSP0323 chromosome 9, ASM357664v1 includes these proteins:
- the LOC116029809 gene encoding uncharacterized protein At1g28695-like, with product MGHGKSNIATLTLLLVFTLVAILYLCSWAPYSAVSPARDSLEAALRKASMASNTVIITVINKAYVEPVNDENPSMLDLFLEGFWEGEGTRGLVDHLLVVAMDHTAYERCVFRRLHCYGLNTDGAGGVDFSGEKIFMSKDFIDMMWRRTLFLLDVLKRGYNFIFTDTDIIWLRNPFTRLSSNSTEDLQISTDIFTGDPWSTSNPINTGFYYVRSNKKTITLFQTWYDMRKNYPAKMKEQDILALMKRAGVFKEMGLVVRYLDVLYFSGFCTDTKDAAAVATVHANCCRSVNAKVVDLRNVLSDWKAYRESRNDGAHTQNFQWTEPVICKNSWDRSNNHTSG from the exons ATGGGGCACGGCAAGAGCAACATCGCAACACTCACATTATTGCTCGTTTTCACCTTAGTCGCCATTCTGTATCTTTGTAGCTGGGCTCCATACTCGGCTGTTTCGCCGGCGAGAGATAGCCTTGAGGCGGCTTTGAGGAAGGCTTCAATGGCGTCCAACACAGTCATCATAACCGTAATCAATAAGGCGTACGTGGAGCCCGTGAACGACGAAAACCCTTCGATGTTGGATCTTTTCCTGGAGGGCTTCTGGGAGGGGGAAGGGACTCGGGGATTGGTCGACCACTTGCTGGTGGTTGCCATGGATCACACCGCCTATGAACGCTGCGTTTTCCGGCGGCTGCACTGCTACGGATTGAATACGGACGGCGCCGGCGGCGTCGATTTCTCCGGCGAGAAGATCTTCATGTCCAAAGATTTTATTGATATGATGTGGAGGAGGACGCTGTTCCTCCTGGATGTTCTTAAACGCGGTTACAACTTTATCTTCACG GACACAGACATAATTTGGCTGAGGAATCCATTCACAAGGCTGAGCAGCAATAGCACAGAGGATTTGCAGATAAGCACAGACATATTCACAGGGGACCCATGGTCCACCTCCAATCCCATCAACACCGGCTTCTACTACGTAAGATCAAACAAGAAAACCATAACCTTGTTCCAAACCTGGTATGACATGAGGAAGAACTACCCGGCCAAAATGAAAGAGCAAGACATCCTGGCCCTCATGAAACGAGCTGGAGTGTTCAAGGAGATGGGGCTTGTTGTCAG GTACTTAGATGTCCTCTACTTCAGTGGCTTCTGCACCGACACCAAAGACGCGGCGGCGGTCGCCACCGTTCACGCCAACTGCTGTcggagcgttaatgccaaggTTGTGGATCTTAGAAATGTGCTGAGCGATTGGAAGGCTTATAGGGAATCAAGGAACGATGGTGCCCATACCCAAAATTTCCAGTGGACCGAACCTGTTATTTGCAAAAATTCTTGGGATCGTAGTAACAACCACACTTCGGGATAA
- the LOC116030925 gene encoding putative late blight resistance protein homolog R1B-14 isoform X1, which translates to MAFAHIISLLNTIQFHFLQPLPCLIFDDTEMVESLCEKIRNLQGFLEESHKNNIISNQARRVLESKIRGVAHDAEGWIESELHRLYMRFNNEFRENPGLILTSDNFPGPSSGTSQGERKWIRTVTRTEEYPVNRTEEDPMNLPKREKNIKERPVKSSQSLYQALQQVKRRLESIERRFQIERNSNHSAEPQRRNTIENIKGASSFSEPSSDLKNVALVGRDDEFLAIMQKLISDSEKREVISISGMGGIGKTTLVKKIYEDATIISHFDIRAWVTVSQEHNLKEILIGLHGSIVANGVGNSDLEDELRRKLIIRRYLIVIDDIWSNEAWDDIHRWFPKEEFNGSRILLTTRLKQVANYASSGNNNSLDMRFLNFNESWNLFYKKVFEEKRFSCEFESVGRGIVTKCQGLPLTIIVVAGLLTASNKTSLRQWGNVAENLNSLLNTDPEEKCRKTLLLSYENLPIHLKVCFLYFGVFPEDTEICVKALIRLWVAEGFLKLDLNNSMEEVGETYLQDLVDRGLVQIDKLSSNGKMKSCRLHDRLHSFCLREVEREKLLCVINEKNVHIGMLQRIMRSMSTGSDPKACRWISSQIIRDLDVSITRASKEIRSILYFTNEFKWTYLSPKPFTCLKLLRVLDIRLCLMDGIPSEIVNLVHLRYLALRNDSVLNLQWLKLQSLQTVIINTFDDSESYWGSMLHVLDMPRLRHVYLPKSCFLNLPKLIQCNLQTIFWLSLPQRLRTKLGFKTIPNVKELGIYIKDKDPYKLLPGSLADLYRLENLKIAVKEDIFFRGEFRLPIAFPSSLKKLKLIYTYLPWEDMAIIGTLPNLEVLKLMGYAFCGPDWRTENGFYKLKHLQIVESDLKHWTVIADHFPVLECLILSCCENLEEFPSAFADITTLQLIKLTRCCSSIVTSAKQIQEERLDFGDNKFVVRDFRTVFGSEHVRQFSRREDAGYISSKKKLIYVKKKN; encoded by the exons ATGGCTTTCGCTCATATCATCTCTCTACTAAATACAATACAGTTCCATTTTCTACAACCTCTTCCGTGTTTGATTTTTGATGATACAGAAATGGTGGAATCTTTGTGTGAAAAGATTCGAAATCTGCAAGGCTTTTTGGAGGAATCTCACAAGAACAACATCATCAGCAACCAGGCAAGGAGAGTGTTGGAGTCAAAGATCAGAGGCGTAGCTCATGATGCAGAAGGATGGATTGAATCAGAATTACACCGACTTTATATGCGCTTTAACAATGAATTTCGAGAGAATCCGGGTTTGATTCTCACAAGTGACAATTTTCCTGGGCCTAGCTCAGGTACTTCTCAGGGAGAACGCAAGTGGATCCGAACAGTTACACGGACGGAGGAATACCCGGTGAATCGGACGGAGGAAGACCCgatgaatttaccaaaaagagaaaaaaacatTAAAGAGCGCCCAGTCAAGTCTTCTCAGAGTCTTTATCAAGCCTTGCAACAAGTAAAACGAAGACTGGAATCAATTGAACGGAGGTTTCAGATTGAGAGAAATAGCAACCATTCTGCAGAGCCGCAAAGAAGAAACACGATAGAGAATATCAAAGGTGCCAGTAGTTTCTCTGAACCTTCTTCAGATCTCAAGAATGTTGCACTGGTAGGACGAGATGATGAGTTCCTTGCCATAATGCAGAAGCTCATTTCAGATTCAGAAAAACGAGAAGTCATCTCCATATCAGGGATGGGAGGTATCGGGAAAACTACCTTGGTTAAAAAAATCTACGAAGATGCAACAATTATTTCTCATTTCGACATTCGAGCATGGGTTACAGTATCTCAAGAGCATAACCTTAAAGAAATACTCATTGGCCTTCACGGTTCTATTGTTGCTAATGGAGTAGGCAACTCTGATCTCGAAGATGAGCTACGTCGAAAGCTGATCATTCGGAGGTACCTAATTGTCATAGATGATATATGGAGCAACGAAGCGTGGGATGACATCCATAGATGGTTTCCAAAAGAAGAGTTCAATGGGAGTCGAATACTGTTGACTACACGACTCAAACAAGTGGCTAATTATGCTAGTTCAGGTAACAATAATTCTCTTGACATGCGATTCTTAAATTTCAATGAAAGTTGGAATTTATTTTACAAGAAAGTATTTGAGGAGAAAAGATTTTCCTGTGAATTTGAGTCGGTGGGTAGAGGTATTGTTACAAAATGTCAAGGATTACCTCTAACAATTATTGTGGTTGCTGGGCTTCTCACCGCATCCAACAAGACATCGCTAAGGCAGTGGGGGAACGTTGCTGAGAATTTGAATTCGTTGCTTAATACAGATCCTGAAGAAAAATGTAGAAAAACACTTTTACTAAGTTATGAAAACTTGCCTATACACTTGAaagtttgttttttatattttggtgtTTTCCCAGAAGATACCGAGATTTGTGTGAAAGCATTGATTAGGCTATGGGTTGCCGAAGGATTCTTAAAGCTAGACCTGAATAACAGCATGGAAGAAGTGGGCGAGACTTACTTACAAGATCTTGTAGACAGAGGTCTAGTTCAAATTGATAAGCTGAGTTCCAACGGAAAAATGAAGTCTTGTAGGCTCCATGATCGGTTGCATAGCTTTTGCTTGAGAGAAGTTGAGAGGGAGAAGCTTTTGTGTGTTATAAATGAGAAGAATGTTCATATTGGCATGCTCCAAAGGATAATGAGATCAATGTCAACAGGCTCGGATCCAAAAGCTTGTCGTTGGATTTCAAGTCAAATAATAAGAGATTTGGATGTGTCAATTACTCGAGCATCTAAGGAAATTCGATCCATTCTATACTTCACAAATGAGTTTAAATGGACCTACTTATCCCCCAAACCATTTACCTGTCTTAAACTGCTAAGGGTGTTGGACATACGTTTATGTTTGATGGATGGCATACCCAGTGAAATAGTGAATCTCGTTCATTTGAGATACTTAGCTCTGAGAAATGATTCGGTTTTGAATTTACAATGGCTAAAGCTTCAAAGTTTGCAAACCGTTATtattaatacttttgatgataGTGAATCTTACTGGGGATCAATGCTTCATGTTTTGGATATGCCACGACTAAGGCATGTGTATCTTCCCAAGAGTTGTTTCCTCAATCTCCCAAAGTTAATTCAATGTAATCTGCAAACCATATTTTGGTTGAGTCTACCTCAACGTTTGCGAACTAAACTAGGGTTCAAAACAATTCCAAACGTAAAAGAACTTGGGATTTACATTAAGGACAAGGATCCATATAAACTGCTCCCTGGTTCACTTGCCGATTTGTATCGATTGGAGAACTTGAAAATTGCAGTGAAGgaagatattttttttagggGTGAGTTTCGACTTCCAATAGCTTTTCCATCTAGCCTTAAGAAATTGAAACTTATATATACTTATCTTCCGTGGGAGGATATGGCCATTATTGGGACATTGCCCAACCTTGAGGTTCTAAAACTAATGGGGTACGCTTTCTGTGGTCCAGATTGGAGAACAGAGAATggtttttataaattaaagcaCTTGCAAATTGTAGAGTCAGATCTCAAGCATTGGACTGTGATTGCCGATCATTTTCCCGTTCTTGAATGTCTAATTCTATCTTGCTGCGAGAATTTGGAAGAATTTCCAAGTGCTTTTGCCGATATTACCACATTGCAGTTAATCAAGTTAACCCGTTGTTGCTCTTCTATTGTTACTTCTGCTAAACAAATTCAAGAAGAGCGATTGGATTTTGGAGACAATAAATTTGTTGTCCGTGACTTTCGTACAGTTTTTGGAAG TGAACATGTGCGGCAGTTCTCAAGAAGAGAGGATGCGGGGTATATTAGCTCgaaaaagaaattgatatatgtaaaaaaaaaaaattaa
- the LOC116030925 gene encoding putative late blight resistance protein homolog R1B-14 isoform X2, which translates to MAFAHIISLLNTIQFHFLQPLPCLIFDDTEMVESLCEKIRNLQGFLEESHKNNIISNQARRVLESKIRGVAHDAEGWIESELHRLYMRFNNEFRENPGLILTSDNFPGPSSGTSQGERKWIRTVTRTEEYPVNRTEEDPMNLPKREKNIKERPVKSSQSLYQALQQVKRRLESIERRFQIERNSNHSAEPQRRNTIENIKGASSFSEPSSDLKNVALVGRDDEFLAIMQKLISDSEKREVISISGMGGIGKTTLVKKIYEDATIISHFDIRAWVTVSQEHNLKEILIGLHGSIVANGVGNSDLEDELRRKLIIRRYLIVIDDIWSNEAWDDIHRWFPKEEFNGSRILLTTRLKQVANYASSGNNNSLDMRFLNFNESWNLFYKKVFEEKRFSCEFESVGRGIVTKCQGLPLTIIVVAGLLTASNKTSLRQWGNVAENLNSLLNTDPEEKCRKTLLLSYENLPIHLKVCFLYFGVFPEDTEICVKALIRLWVAEGFLKLDLNNSMEEVGETYLQDLVDRGLVQIDKLSSNGKMKSCRLHDRLHSFCLREVEREKLLCVINEKNVHIGMLQRIMRSMSTGSDPKACRWISSQIIRDLDVSITRASKEIRSILYFTNEFKWTYLSPKPFTCLKLLRVLDIRLCLMDGIPSEIVNLVHLRYLALRNDSVLNLQWLKLQSLQTVIINTFDDSESYWGSMLHVLDMPRLRHVYLPKSCFLNLPKLIQCNLQTIFWLSLPQRLRTKLGFKTIPNVKELGIYIKDKDPYKLLPGSLADLYRLENLKIAVKEDIFFRDWRTENGFYKLKHLQIVESDLKHWTVIADHFPVLECLILSCCENLEEFPSAFADITTLQLIKLTRCCSSIVTSAKQIQEERLDFGDNKFVVRDFRTVFGSEHVRQFSRREDAGYISSKKKLIYVKKKN; encoded by the exons ATGGCTTTCGCTCATATCATCTCTCTACTAAATACAATACAGTTCCATTTTCTACAACCTCTTCCGTGTTTGATTTTTGATGATACAGAAATGGTGGAATCTTTGTGTGAAAAGATTCGAAATCTGCAAGGCTTTTTGGAGGAATCTCACAAGAACAACATCATCAGCAACCAGGCAAGGAGAGTGTTGGAGTCAAAGATCAGAGGCGTAGCTCATGATGCAGAAGGATGGATTGAATCAGAATTACACCGACTTTATATGCGCTTTAACAATGAATTTCGAGAGAATCCGGGTTTGATTCTCACAAGTGACAATTTTCCTGGGCCTAGCTCAGGTACTTCTCAGGGAGAACGCAAGTGGATCCGAACAGTTACACGGACGGAGGAATACCCGGTGAATCGGACGGAGGAAGACCCgatgaatttaccaaaaagagaaaaaaacatTAAAGAGCGCCCAGTCAAGTCTTCTCAGAGTCTTTATCAAGCCTTGCAACAAGTAAAACGAAGACTGGAATCAATTGAACGGAGGTTTCAGATTGAGAGAAATAGCAACCATTCTGCAGAGCCGCAAAGAAGAAACACGATAGAGAATATCAAAGGTGCCAGTAGTTTCTCTGAACCTTCTTCAGATCTCAAGAATGTTGCACTGGTAGGACGAGATGATGAGTTCCTTGCCATAATGCAGAAGCTCATTTCAGATTCAGAAAAACGAGAAGTCATCTCCATATCAGGGATGGGAGGTATCGGGAAAACTACCTTGGTTAAAAAAATCTACGAAGATGCAACAATTATTTCTCATTTCGACATTCGAGCATGGGTTACAGTATCTCAAGAGCATAACCTTAAAGAAATACTCATTGGCCTTCACGGTTCTATTGTTGCTAATGGAGTAGGCAACTCTGATCTCGAAGATGAGCTACGTCGAAAGCTGATCATTCGGAGGTACCTAATTGTCATAGATGATATATGGAGCAACGAAGCGTGGGATGACATCCATAGATGGTTTCCAAAAGAAGAGTTCAATGGGAGTCGAATACTGTTGACTACACGACTCAAACAAGTGGCTAATTATGCTAGTTCAGGTAACAATAATTCTCTTGACATGCGATTCTTAAATTTCAATGAAAGTTGGAATTTATTTTACAAGAAAGTATTTGAGGAGAAAAGATTTTCCTGTGAATTTGAGTCGGTGGGTAGAGGTATTGTTACAAAATGTCAAGGATTACCTCTAACAATTATTGTGGTTGCTGGGCTTCTCACCGCATCCAACAAGACATCGCTAAGGCAGTGGGGGAACGTTGCTGAGAATTTGAATTCGTTGCTTAATACAGATCCTGAAGAAAAATGTAGAAAAACACTTTTACTAAGTTATGAAAACTTGCCTATACACTTGAaagtttgttttttatattttggtgtTTTCCCAGAAGATACCGAGATTTGTGTGAAAGCATTGATTAGGCTATGGGTTGCCGAAGGATTCTTAAAGCTAGACCTGAATAACAGCATGGAAGAAGTGGGCGAGACTTACTTACAAGATCTTGTAGACAGAGGTCTAGTTCAAATTGATAAGCTGAGTTCCAACGGAAAAATGAAGTCTTGTAGGCTCCATGATCGGTTGCATAGCTTTTGCTTGAGAGAAGTTGAGAGGGAGAAGCTTTTGTGTGTTATAAATGAGAAGAATGTTCATATTGGCATGCTCCAAAGGATAATGAGATCAATGTCAACAGGCTCGGATCCAAAAGCTTGTCGTTGGATTTCAAGTCAAATAATAAGAGATTTGGATGTGTCAATTACTCGAGCATCTAAGGAAATTCGATCCATTCTATACTTCACAAATGAGTTTAAATGGACCTACTTATCCCCCAAACCATTTACCTGTCTTAAACTGCTAAGGGTGTTGGACATACGTTTATGTTTGATGGATGGCATACCCAGTGAAATAGTGAATCTCGTTCATTTGAGATACTTAGCTCTGAGAAATGATTCGGTTTTGAATTTACAATGGCTAAAGCTTCAAAGTTTGCAAACCGTTATtattaatacttttgatgataGTGAATCTTACTGGGGATCAATGCTTCATGTTTTGGATATGCCACGACTAAGGCATGTGTATCTTCCCAAGAGTTGTTTCCTCAATCTCCCAAAGTTAATTCAATGTAATCTGCAAACCATATTTTGGTTGAGTCTACCTCAACGTTTGCGAACTAAACTAGGGTTCAAAACAATTCCAAACGTAAAAGAACTTGGGATTTACATTAAGGACAAGGATCCATATAAACTGCTCCCTGGTTCACTTGCCGATTTGTATCGATTGGAGAACTTGAAAATTGCAGTGAAGgaagatattttttttaggg ATTGGAGAACAGAGAATggtttttataaattaaagcaCTTGCAAATTGTAGAGTCAGATCTCAAGCATTGGACTGTGATTGCCGATCATTTTCCCGTTCTTGAATGTCTAATTCTATCTTGCTGCGAGAATTTGGAAGAATTTCCAAGTGCTTTTGCCGATATTACCACATTGCAGTTAATCAAGTTAACCCGTTGTTGCTCTTCTATTGTTACTTCTGCTAAACAAATTCAAGAAGAGCGATTGGATTTTGGAGACAATAAATTTGTTGTCCGTGACTTTCGTACAGTTTTTGGAAG TGAACATGTGCGGCAGTTCTCAAGAAGAGAGGATGCGGGGTATATTAGCTCgaaaaagaaattgatatatgtaaaaaaaaaaaattaa